One genomic segment of Methanolinea mesophila includes these proteins:
- a CDS encoding diphthine--ammonia ligase, with protein sequence MKLGVLCSGGKDSLYACGCAMREEEVACLISIRSANPESYMFHTPNVHLVPLQAEAAGLPLVEVETAGEKENELEDLERALECAVERYGIEGVVTGAILSVYQATRVQKICNSLDLWCFNPLWHTDQEKYMESLFTEGFRVIIAGVFAAPFDETWLGREITREVIDELRAISGKWRVSLTGEGGEFETLVLDAPFFRKRIRIYEAAPEYANHNGVIRVTRAELEDK encoded by the coding sequence ATGAAACTCGGGGTGCTCTGCTCGGGAGGGAAGGACTCGCTCTACGCCTGCGGATGTGCCATGAGGGAGGAGGAGGTGGCATGCCTGATCAGTATCCGGTCGGCGAACCCCGAGAGTTACATGTTCCACACCCCGAACGTTCACCTGGTTCCGCTCCAGGCCGAAGCGGCCGGCCTTCCCCTGGTCGAGGTGGAGACGGCCGGGGAGAAGGAAAACGAGCTCGAGGATCTTGAACGCGCTCTGGAGTGTGCAGTGGAGCGGTACGGGATCGAGGGGGTGGTGACGGGGGCCATCCTGTCAGTGTACCAGGCGACAAGAGTCCAGAAGATCTGCAACAGCCTGGACCTCTGGTGCTTCAATCCGCTCTGGCATACCGACCAGGAGAAGTACATGGAATCGCTTTTTACGGAAGGGTTCCGGGTGATCATAGCGGGGGTCTTTGCAGCCCCTTTTGACGAGACATGGCTCGGGAGGGAGATTACCCGGGAAGTGATCGACGAACTGCGTGCAATCTCCGGGAAATGGAGGGTCTCGCTGACCGGGGAAGGAGGAGAGTTCGAGACACTGGTCCTCGATGCTCCCTTCTTTAGAAAGAGGATCAGGATTTACGAGGCCGCCCCCGAGTATGCGAATCACAATGGGGTCATCCGGGTGACGCGGGCGGAGCTGGAGGATAAATGA
- a CDS encoding type 1 glutamine amidotransferase — protein sequence MILLLDLCFREGSLSFPEFVSPIRRIVEKSGGEAETIHYSDLDSLPTGISGIILCGTALKDNSYLEHPDRFCWLERSRIPVLGICAGMQVLARLLGGEVVRAPEIGMTEVKVTQKDVVLGDERIFPAYELHNFGVTLPPGCTELAGSGCCIQAFLSRERPWWGVMFHPEVRNEWVVERFVGVSLSGPAD from the coding sequence ATGATCCTCCTCCTCGACCTCTGCTTTCGGGAAGGATCCCTCTCCTTTCCTGAGTTCGTAAGTCCGATCCGCCGGATAGTGGAAAAAAGCGGGGGTGAAGCGGAGACAATCCACTATTCAGACCTGGATTCCCTCCCGACCGGGATTTCAGGGATAATACTCTGTGGTACCGCGTTGAAAGACAATTCGTACCTGGAGCATCCGGATCGGTTCTGCTGGCTCGAACGCTCCCGCATCCCCGTTCTCGGCATCTGCGCCGGGATGCAGGTGCTTGCCCGCCTGCTCGGAGGAGAAGTGGTACGGGCACCGGAAATAGGTATGACGGAGGTGAAGGTCACACAAAAGGACGTGGTTCTCGGTGATGAAAGGATATTCCCTGCCTATGAACTCCACAACTTCGGGGTGACCCTGCCGCCGGGATGCACGGAACTCGCAGGGTCGGGGTGTTGTATCCAGGCGTTCCTCTCCAGGGAACGACCGTGGTGGGGAGTGATGTTCCACCCCGAGGTCCGGAACGAATGGGTCGTGGAGCGGTTCGTCGGGGTCTCTCTCTCCGGACCGGCCGACTGA
- a CDS encoding nucleotide-binding protein — protein MRIGKVEVKVSIVAVAVVAVFAIFLAYAYFVSGDSRILLWGVPTLVLLFVIPIGLNYMSQSEYAAVRPEYEREARPVRIKMINLNMVGEPVRIEGVVEKIRFQFLNRPSYIVADRSGEISVKLFTQPEEKIKVGDVVEVLGMVIKRYIATGDAVVNGVSIKKINKTIETKKKIQGEK, from the coding sequence ATGAGAATTGGAAAAGTCGAGGTAAAGGTCTCCATCGTCGCGGTTGCGGTGGTGGCGGTCTTCGCCATCTTTTTAGCATACGCATATTTCGTGAGCGGAGATTCCCGGATCCTGTTATGGGGTGTCCCGACGCTGGTTCTGCTCTTCGTGATACCGATCGGTCTCAATTACATGAGCCAGAGCGAATATGCCGCGGTAAGGCCCGAGTATGAACGTGAAGCACGGCCTGTCCGCATCAAGATGATCAATCTGAACATGGTCGGCGAACCCGTAAGGATCGAGGGTGTCGTCGAGAAGATCAGGTTCCAGTTCCTGAACAGGCCATCCTATATCGTCGCAGACCGGAGTGGCGAGATATCGGTGAAGTTATTCACCCAGCCCGAAGAGAAGATCAAGGTGGGCGATGTTGTGGAAGTCCTAGGAATGGTCATCAAGCGGTATATCGCGACAGGAGACGCGGTAGTAAACGGTGTCTCCATAAAAAAGATCAATAAAACGATCGAAACGAAAAAGAAAATACAGGGTGAAAAATAG
- a CDS encoding YbhB/YbcL family Raf kinase inhibitor-like protein: METIKVSSGAFESGEQIPGEYTCSGKNISPPLSWSDVPPGTKSIVIILEDPDSSGGIFSHWILYNIPPDHRDLMPGVERKPVLMDGSRHGLNNYGKMEYGGPCPPPGNPHRYFFRIFALDTVLALRAPVTRKVIEDAMAGHVLAKGELMGKFRR, translated from the coding sequence ATGGAAACGATCAAGGTCAGTTCAGGCGCATTCGAATCCGGTGAGCAGATCCCAGGCGAGTACACCTGCAGCGGGAAGAATATCTCGCCGCCCCTTTCCTGGTCGGACGTTCCGCCCGGGACGAAAAGCATCGTGATCATTCTTGAAGACCCGGATTCTTCCGGCGGGATCTTTTCACACTGGATACTCTACAATATCCCTCCGGATCACCGGGATCTCATGCCGGGGGTCGAGAGAAAGCCAGTGCTCATGGACGGCAGCCGGCACGGGCTGAACAACTATGGGAAGATGGAGTACGGCGGCCCCTGCCCTCCTCCCGGGAACCCGCACCGCTACTTCTTCCGGATCTTCGCGCTGGATACCGTGCTCGCCCTTCGGGCACCTGTGACCAGGAAGGTGATCGAAGATGCCATGGCAGGGCACGTGCTCGCGAAAGGTGAACTGATGGGGAAGTTCAGGAGATAG
- a CDS encoding dihydroorotate dehydrogenase electron transfer subunit — MSELLPTVTVITRVIRETPGITTLVFDREMVFNPGQFVMVWVPGRDEVPMALSTGTSITVQEVGDATRELCALSEGAKIGIRGPFGNGFSPRGRTLAVAGGVGAAPLLSCALKGKVETFLLGARTASELLFCDRLEECTELATATDDGSAGHHGRVGDLMAGRDLHGYQSILVCGPERMMEAVFHTLRQEGISARGQFSLHRYMKCGVGVCGSCCMDPGGLRVCKDGPVFPGDRLNGGEFGKYARDASGRKKNV; from the coding sequence ATGTCTGAACTGCTCCCCACGGTTACGGTAATCACCAGGGTTATCCGGGAGACGCCGGGGATTACCACCCTGGTATTCGACCGGGAGATGGTCTTTAACCCCGGCCAGTTCGTCATGGTCTGGGTTCCCGGCCGTGATGAGGTCCCCATGGCACTCTCCACGGGCACCTCCATAACCGTCCAGGAAGTCGGCGATGCAACGAGGGAGCTCTGTGCCCTCAGCGAAGGAGCGAAGATCGGAATCCGGGGCCCGTTCGGGAACGGGTTCTCCCCCCGGGGGAGAACGCTCGCGGTCGCAGGAGGAGTGGGTGCGGCACCCCTTCTCTCCTGTGCCCTGAAGGGAAAGGTCGAAACCTTCCTACTCGGAGCCCGCACCGCGAGCGAACTCCTCTTTTGCGACCGTCTCGAAGAGTGCACCGAACTCGCGACCGCCACCGACGACGGGAGCGCGGGTCATCACGGCCGGGTGGGGGATCTCATGGCCGGCCGTGACCTCCATGGTTACCAGTCGATACTCGTCTGCGGCCCGGAACGGATGATGGAGGCGGTATTTCACACGCTCAGGCAGGAAGGGATCTCAGCGAGAGGGCAGTTCTCCCTGCACCGTTATATGAAATGCGGGGTGGGGGTATGCGGCTCCTGCTGCATGGATCCCGGGGGTTTGCGCGTATGCAAAGACGGTCCTGTATTCCCCGGAGATCGGTTAAACGGAGGTGAATTCGGAAAATATGCGAGGGACGCTTCCGGAAGGAAGAAGAATGTCTGA
- the msrA gene encoding peptide-methionine (S)-S-oxide reductase MsrA, with amino-acid sequence MTEMNRTETATFAAGCFWGVEASFRQIKGVISTRVGYTGGTKEHPTYEQVCSHTTGHAEAVEIVFDPTVVTYTRLLDVFWSIHDPTQMNRQGPDIGSNYRSAIFYHSGEQKEKAGESLKRQQDSPRFAGKKIVTQIVPATTFWPAEEYHQQFFEKRGMKGGGCHI; translated from the coding sequence ATGACAGAGATGAATCGCACCGAAACTGCGACATTCGCCGCGGGATGCTTCTGGGGCGTCGAAGCCTCGTTCCGCCAGATAAAGGGGGTTATCTCCACCCGGGTAGGGTATACGGGGGGGACAAAGGAGCATCCTACCTACGAGCAGGTGTGCTCGCATACTACGGGACACGCGGAAGCAGTGGAGATCGTGTTCGACCCGACGGTCGTCACCTACACCCGGCTGCTCGACGTGTTCTGGTCGATACATGACCCGACCCAGATGAACCGCCAGGGGCCGGATATCGGCAGCAATTACCGGTCGGCAATCTTCTATCACTCCGGGGAGCAGAAGGAGAAGGCCGGAGAGTCGCTGAAGAGGCAGCAGGACTCGCCGAGATTTGCGGGAAAGAAGATCGTGACCCAGATCGTCCCGGCCACCACCTTCTGGCCGGCGGAGGAATACCACCAGCAATTTTTCGAGAAGAGGGGTATGAAAGGTGGAGGGTGCCATATCTGA
- a CDS encoding dihydroorotate dehydrogenase, translating to MVSLLPGPVRAGGVDLKNHLILAAGVLGTTGASLQRVLSLGAGGVVTKSIGPFPNEGHAGPCLVVMEGGILNAMGLPNPSSDFVDELVPLQGEPVVVSVYGGSPEEFATVAGWFAGKARGVELNLSCPHAAGYGAALGADPRLVEACTRAVADLGIPVWVKLTPNVTDITACGIAAERGGARALVAINTVKAMRISTGMRRPVLGNRFGGLSGRSIFPIAVRCVYELYEACSIPIIGCGGVSSAGDVIEMMMAGATAVQIGSAVHSDLRVFERIAGELYSPDGEPSAELVGCAHV from the coding sequence ATGGTGAGTCTTTTGCCTGGCCCGGTGCGGGCGGGCGGCGTGGACCTGAAGAACCACCTTATCCTGGCCGCCGGCGTGCTCGGTACTACGGGCGCATCCCTTCAGAGAGTGCTGTCGCTCGGGGCGGGCGGGGTGGTGACCAAGTCCATCGGGCCCTTCCCGAACGAGGGTCACGCAGGGCCGTGCCTGGTGGTAATGGAAGGAGGGATCCTGAACGCCATGGGGCTTCCGAACCCCTCGTCTGATTTCGTGGACGAGCTTGTCCCCCTGCAGGGCGAACCGGTGGTGGTGAGCGTGTACGGCGGGAGTCCTGAAGAGTTCGCCACGGTCGCAGGGTGGTTCGCCGGGAAGGCACGCGGGGTAGAACTGAACCTGAGCTGCCCGCACGCCGCGGGCTATGGGGCAGCCCTGGGGGCCGATCCTCGGCTGGTCGAAGCGTGCACCAGGGCGGTGGCGGACCTCGGCATACCGGTGTGGGTCAAGCTGACCCCGAACGTGACCGATATCACCGCGTGCGGAATTGCAGCGGAGCGCGGAGGTGCCCGGGCCCTGGTGGCCATCAATACCGTGAAAGCCATGAGGATCTCCACCGGGATGCGCCGCCCGGTCCTCGGCAACAGGTTCGGCGGGCTCTCGGGGAGGAGCATTTTCCCTATCGCGGTCAGGTGCGTATACGAGCTGTATGAGGCCTGTTCCATCCCCATTATCGGATGCGGGGGGGTTTCATCGGCCGGCGATGTGATAGAGATGATGATGGCCGGTGCTACCGCGGTCCAGATCGGGAGCGCAGTGCACTCGGACCTCAGGGTCTTCGAACGAATCGCGGGAGAACTCTATTCACCGGACGGCGAACCATCCGCGGAACTGGTGGGGTGCGCCCATGTCTGA
- a CDS encoding DNA-directed DNA polymerase — MLPRGSCGTLPHISGTELMDGKHAGDDISEEPGTGAPGCGEPGIEIAINQVEYSNTPEGPVIHVFGRDREGAAHHLVVTDFRPYFYVPLTQADTMRHPAQVEVETVKEYLSIRGDRLRRLYTGRPTDVREVRDRYHHFEADIPFATRFMIDTGLTGGVKAPGSIAEYGELEPSGVNYPARICMIDIECEDERGFPEPERDAIICITSHDSFCDDYASFIYSPRENCDLTVFSGMAPKKNGCFLPGTHAIHTYTTEKEMMKGFAEYIRSRDPDIISGWNLTDFDLPYITRRMEQLGLSPVQLSRLEGQTERNALRGRGLFDLLQAYKKMHGSQLESYRLDAVAEKEVGDSKVRYRGKISDLWREDPCLLVEYNYKDVELCVAINKKNRIIEFYREIARYVGCPLDRTLNSSSVIDIFVLRKAHGHFVLPSKGFAQGSEFEGATVFDPSLGLKENVVVLDLKSLYPMAMMTINASPETKDPSGEYRAPNGVRFRQHPDGLTRSIISELLVERDQKKALRNTFPFGSEEYVLYDLQQNVLKVIMNTYYGVSGYARFRLYDREIGAAITSVGRAIIEHTRNVIEGLGYHVIYGDTDSCMVVVPEGPMPEIIATARAIEAQLNESYGDFARNELNAGSHYFSIKFEKVYRRFFQAGKKKRYAGHLVWKEGADVDQIDIVGFELRRSDYPPITKQVQQKVIEMILKGAGYAPVKEYLGEIIRSYRTGKFSLDEIGIPGGIGKQLHDYQTDDAHIRGAKYANLQLGMEFSKGSKPKRVYIRNVTSKYPKTDVLCFEYGDQVPAEFQVDWELMLDKTIKQPITRIIEALGWEWADIDPSRTTLSQWGIG; from the coding sequence ATGCTGCCGCGGGGTTCGTGCGGGACCTTGCCGCACATATCGGGCACTGAACTGATGGACGGGAAGCATGCAGGGGACGACATAAGTGAGGAGCCCGGTACCGGAGCTCCGGGATGCGGGGAACCGGGGATCGAGATCGCCATAAACCAGGTGGAGTACTCGAATACCCCCGAGGGTCCGGTAATTCATGTCTTCGGCCGGGATCGCGAAGGCGCTGCGCATCACCTCGTGGTCACCGACTTCCGCCCCTATTTTTATGTCCCGCTCACCCAGGCGGACACCATGCGGCACCCGGCACAGGTGGAGGTGGAGACCGTAAAGGAATATCTTTCCATCCGGGGCGACAGGCTGCGCAGGCTCTATACCGGCAGACCCACCGATGTCCGCGAGGTTCGGGACCGGTATCATCATTTCGAGGCGGACATCCCTTTCGCAACCCGCTTTATGATCGATACCGGCCTCACCGGGGGGGTAAAGGCCCCGGGGAGCATCGCGGAGTACGGTGAACTGGAACCCTCGGGGGTGAATTATCCCGCCCGGATATGCATGATCGATATTGAGTGCGAGGACGAACGGGGATTCCCGGAACCCGAACGCGACGCGATCATCTGCATCACCTCCCACGACTCGTTCTGCGACGACTACGCGAGCTTCATATATTCTCCCCGGGAGAACTGCGACCTCACGGTCTTTTCCGGGATGGCCCCGAAGAAGAACGGCTGTTTCCTGCCCGGGACCCACGCGATCCACACCTATACCACCGAGAAAGAGATGATGAAGGGGTTCGCGGAGTACATCAGGTCCCGGGATCCCGACATAATCAGCGGCTGGAACCTGACCGACTTCGACCTCCCGTACATCACCCGGAGGATGGAGCAGCTGGGCCTCTCTCCCGTGCAGCTCTCCCGTCTCGAGGGACAGACAGAACGGAACGCGCTCCGGGGCCGGGGGCTCTTCGATCTCCTCCAGGCGTATAAGAAGATGCACGGCTCGCAACTGGAGTCGTACCGCCTCGACGCGGTGGCGGAGAAAGAAGTGGGGGACTCGAAGGTGCGCTACCGGGGAAAGATCAGCGACCTCTGGCGGGAGGACCCCTGCCTCCTGGTGGAATACAACTATAAAGACGTGGAACTCTGCGTCGCAATCAACAAAAAAAACAGGATCATCGAGTTCTACCGGGAGATTGCGCGGTACGTGGGCTGCCCCCTCGACCGGACCCTGAACTCCTCGTCGGTGATCGATATCTTTGTCCTCCGGAAGGCACACGGGCACTTTGTCCTTCCTTCGAAAGGCTTTGCGCAGGGGAGCGAGTTCGAGGGGGCCACGGTGTTCGACCCGAGCCTCGGGTTGAAGGAGAACGTGGTGGTGCTGGACTTAAAATCCCTCTATCCCATGGCAATGATGACCATCAACGCATCCCCGGAGACAAAGGACCCCTCGGGGGAGTACCGTGCCCCGAACGGTGTCCGGTTCAGACAACACCCCGACGGACTCACCAGGAGCATTATTTCCGAGCTGCTGGTGGAACGGGACCAGAAGAAGGCGCTCCGTAACACATTCCCGTTCGGGTCCGAGGAGTACGTGCTCTACGACCTGCAGCAGAACGTGCTGAAAGTGATCATGAACACCTACTACGGGGTCTCGGGTTATGCGAGGTTCCGGCTCTACGACCGGGAGATCGGGGCTGCGATCACCTCGGTGGGAAGGGCGATCATCGAGCATACCCGGAACGTAATCGAGGGGCTCGGATACCACGTCATTTACGGGGACACCGACTCATGCATGGTGGTCGTACCGGAGGGGCCTATGCCGGAGATCATCGCCACCGCACGGGCGATCGAGGCGCAACTGAACGAGAGTTACGGAGATTTCGCCCGGAACGAGCTGAATGCCGGGTCGCATTACTTTTCCATCAAGTTCGAGAAGGTCTATCGCCGGTTTTTCCAGGCCGGGAAGAAGAAGCGGTACGCCGGCCACCTGGTCTGGAAGGAGGGGGCCGACGTGGACCAGATCGATATCGTCGGCTTCGAACTCCGAAGGAGCGACTACCCCCCGATCACCAAGCAGGTGCAGCAGAAGGTGATCGAGATGATCCTGAAGGGTGCGGGGTATGCGCCGGTGAAAGAGTACCTGGGAGAGATCATCAGGAGTTACCGCACCGGGAAATTCTCCCTCGACGAGATCGGCATTCCCGGTGGCATCGGGAAGCAGCTCCACGATTACCAGACGGACGACGCTCATATCCGGGGCGCGAAGTATGCCAATCTCCAGCTGGGGATGGAATTTTCAAAAGGGTCAAAGCCGAAACGAGTGTACATCCGGAATGTCACCTCGAAGTACCCCAAGACGGACGTCCTCTGCTTCGAGTACGGCGACCAGGTCCCGGCGGAGTTCCAGGTCGACTGGGAGCTGATGCTCGACAAGACGATCAAGCAGCCCATCACCCGGATCATCGAAGCTCTGGGATGGGAGTGGGCCGACATCGACCCCTCCCGTACCACCCTTTCACAGTGGGGGATCGGGTAG
- a CDS encoding nuclear transport factor 2 family protein: MTGQKPVPERDRVVEAVIRLFVATDRRDWNGVQNCFADAVFFDMTSLGGGVPSTESPGAIADGWKEGLKDVPALHHQVGNFLVTLGEREARVFCYGIAIHYLAEGSGGKVRTFVGEYDFQLEEAEGEWKITLMVYRSKFVIEP, encoded by the coding sequence ATGACGGGACAGAAACCTGTACCGGAAAGGGACCGGGTCGTCGAGGCGGTGATCCGCCTCTTTGTCGCAACGGACCGCAGAGACTGGAACGGCGTGCAGAATTGTTTTGCAGATGCTGTGTTCTTCGATATGACCTCGCTCGGCGGAGGCGTCCCTTCTACGGAGTCCCCCGGTGCAATCGCGGACGGTTGGAAAGAAGGGTTAAAAGACGTGCCCGCCCTCCATCACCAGGTCGGAAATTTCCTGGTGACTCTGGGGGAACGCGAGGCCAGGGTCTTTTGTTACGGGATCGCGATTCATTACCTGGCGGAAGGCAGCGGAGGAAAGGTGAGGACCTTTGTCGGCGAGTACGACTTTCAGCTCGAGGAGGCTGAAGGAGAATGGAAGATCACGCTCATGGTCTATCGCTCGAAATTCGTGATCGAGCCGTGA
- a CDS encoding malate dehydrogenase, giving the protein MVTLAVLGTGKIGGEVAYLAAMSGLIDRMVMYDAAKPFLRAQVLDIQHTGLDIEISTDWRAARDADVCVFSAGIPRTPEVKTRADLLSANIPVADECSLALNKFTGVLITVTNPMDANNLYLCRKNGFEPSRCIGFGGQLDSARFGIALKKKGISGDPWVLGDHGEYQVPLFSRLDAPVDIAVREEILAGLRGASMEVIQGKGGTVFGPAYHIAGLMRSIILDERRIIPCSCVLEGEYGVSGCSLGVPAEIGREGICSIKEWDLDTWEREHFDAAAGFVRDLAAHIGH; this is encoded by the coding sequence ATGGTTACCCTCGCAGTGCTCGGCACCGGAAAGATCGGCGGGGAGGTCGCGTACCTTGCAGCAATGTCCGGCTTGATCGACCGGATGGTGATGTATGATGCAGCAAAGCCTTTCCTTCGCGCCCAGGTGCTCGACATCCAGCATACCGGGCTCGATATCGAGATAAGCACGGACTGGCGGGCTGCACGCGATGCGGACGTCTGCGTCTTTTCAGCAGGCATCCCCCGCACGCCCGAGGTCAAGACCCGCGCCGACCTTCTCTCAGCAAATATCCCGGTCGCCGATGAATGCAGTCTGGCATTGAACAAGTTCACCGGGGTCCTCATCACGGTCACGAATCCCATGGACGCGAACAACCTGTACCTGTGCAGGAAGAACGGCTTTGAACCATCGCGGTGCATCGGATTCGGCGGGCAGCTCGACAGCGCCCGTTTCGGGATCGCGCTGAAAAAGAAGGGCATTTCCGGGGACCCCTGGGTCCTCGGCGACCACGGGGAATATCAGGTGCCACTCTTCTCCCGTCTGGACGCGCCGGTGGACATTGCCGTCAGGGAAGAGATCCTGGCAGGACTGCGTGGGGCGAGCATGGAAGTGATCCAGGGCAAGGGCGGGACGGTCTTCGGGCCCGCGTACCATATCGCAGGGCTGATGAGAAGCATAATCCTCGACGAGCGGCGGATTATCCCGTGTTCATGCGTGCTTGAAGGAGAGTACGGCGTCTCCGGATGTTCGCTGGGCGTACCCGCGGAGATCGGGCGGGAAGGGATTTGCTCGATAAAGGAATGGGATCTGGACACATGGGAGCGGGAGCACTTCGATGCTGCCGCGGGGTTCGTGCGGGACCTTGCCGCACATATCGGGCACTGA
- the pscS gene encoding O-phospho-L-seryl-tRNA:Cys-tRNA synthase translates to MKCAGPIDVRDVDESSINIDPIQVGGRLTAEAMKAVIAYGDGYSVCDNCRKPFRLDQIKTPPVDQFHNDLAAFLNMDVARVVPGARRGFQAVAGTYVKKGDPVLITALSHYTEVLAVEGNGGVLREIPGRENIITADAAASTIEEVNREFGRPPVLLFLDHFDYQYGNEHQVKEIIRVAHRYDIPVLYNGAYTVGIMPVDGKALGADFVVGSGHKSMAAPAPSGVLATTGERAEEVFRTTMTKTDKTGRTFGVKEVEMMGCTLMGVTLIGMMASFPRVRERVTRWEQELANGNLVVEALRSIRGTKIRSEFPRKHTLTRVDSLDSFDKVAQTHKKRGFFFSSALKDRGIAGIIPGATKVWKYNTYGMTRAQAEYLARSFTEIAEENGLTVG, encoded by the coding sequence ATGAAGTGTGCAGGACCGATCGATGTCCGGGATGTGGACGAGTCCTCCATCAATATCGATCCTATCCAGGTAGGCGGAAGGCTGACCGCCGAGGCAATGAAGGCTGTGATCGCCTATGGGGACGGGTATTCGGTTTGCGATAACTGCCGTAAACCGTTCCGCCTCGACCAGATAAAAACCCCCCCGGTCGACCAATTTCATAACGACCTGGCAGCATTCCTGAACATGGACGTCGCCCGGGTAGTCCCCGGGGCACGGAGGGGGTTCCAGGCGGTGGCCGGTACCTACGTGAAAAAAGGAGACCCTGTGCTGATCACCGCACTCTCGCACTATACCGAGGTTCTTGCGGTCGAGGGAAACGGCGGTGTGCTCCGGGAGATCCCGGGAAGAGAGAACATCATCACCGCGGACGCCGCGGCGTCCACCATAGAAGAAGTGAATAGAGAGTTCGGCCGGCCTCCGGTGCTGCTCTTCCTCGACCATTTCGATTACCAGTACGGCAACGAACACCAGGTGAAGGAGATCATCCGGGTTGCACACCGGTATGACATCCCGGTACTCTACAACGGGGCCTATACCGTGGGGATCATGCCTGTCGACGGGAAAGCGTTGGGTGCAGACTTTGTGGTGGGATCGGGGCACAAGAGTATGGCGGCTCCCGCCCCGTCAGGAGTCCTTGCGACCACCGGGGAGCGGGCAGAAGAGGTATTCCGCACCACGATGACGAAGACCGACAAGACCGGCCGTACGTTCGGGGTGAAGGAAGTGGAGATGATGGGCTGCACCCTGATGGGGGTCACCCTGATCGGGATGATGGCCTCATTCCCCCGTGTCCGGGAACGGGTCACAAGGTGGGAGCAGGAACTCGCCAACGGAAACCTGGTCGTAGAGGCGCTCCGTTCTATCAGGGGCACGAAGATCAGGTCGGAGTTCCCCCGGAAGCATACCCTGACCCGGGTGGACTCACTGGACTCTTTCGACAAGGTTGCACAGACTCACAAAAAGAGAGGGTTTTTCTTCTCCAGCGCCCTGAAAGACCGGGGTATCGCGGGGATTATCCCGGGAGCGACCAAAGTGTGGAAATACAATACATACGGGATGACCAGGGCCCAGGCCGAGTACCTCGCCAGGTCATTCACGGAGATCGCAGAAGAGAACGGGTTGACGGTCGGGTGA
- a CDS encoding formate/nitrite transporter family protein yields MVFHPPVAIVAKAGDAGKYKVGLPAWNMLLRGFMAGAYIAMGGALATVCSTGIQAADATLRFGTASAGFSQLITGAVFPVGLIIIVLTGAELFTGDAMLAPMAAFIHKISWASIINLWVWVYIGNLIGSIVYAYIMAYGPFSTWDAAGAVTVSAFGTRAIAIAGAKVSYVSLAAQWSAFLKAIGCNWLVNLAVLLGICADDLIGKFFGIWFPIMAFVSSGFEHCVANMYFIPAGLFTQAFITDPTKINAGLTWVTMWTNNIIVVTIGNIVGGLLFVGVLYWVAFRKEIAALK; encoded by the coding sequence ATGGTATTTCATCCTCCGGTCGCTATCGTCGCGAAAGCTGGCGATGCCGGAAAATACAAGGTAGGGCTTCCTGCCTGGAATATGCTCCTGCGTGGATTCATGGCCGGGGCGTACATCGCTATGGGAGGTGCACTTGCAACCGTCTGCAGTACCGGTATTCAGGCAGCTGATGCCACTCTGCGTTTCGGAACCGCAAGCGCAGGGTTCTCGCAGCTCATTACGGGAGCCGTCTTCCCCGTCGGGCTTATTATCATCGTGCTCACCGGAGCAGAACTCTTCACTGGTGACGCGATGCTTGCCCCGATGGCAGCGTTCATCCACAAGATCAGCTGGGCTTCAATCATCAACCTCTGGGTATGGGTATATATCGGAAACCTGATCGGGTCTATCGTCTACGCCTACATCATGGCCTACGGACCGTTCAGCACCTGGGATGCAGCCGGAGCCGTAACCGTATCGGCATTCGGAACAAGGGCGATCGCAATAGCCGGCGCAAAGGTCAGCTATGTGAGCCTTGCCGCTCAGTGGTCCGCATTCCTGAAGGCAATCGGGTGCAACTGGCTGGTTAACCTTGCAGTGCTTCTCGGTATCTGTGCCGACGACCTCATCGGTAAGTTCTTCGGGATCTGGTTCCCGATCATGGCCTTCGTTTCCTCGGGATTCGAGCACTGTGTCGCGAACATGTACTTCATTCCTGCCGGTCTCTTTACCCAGGCATTCATCACCGACCCGACCAAGATAAACGCCGGGCTGACCTGGGTCACGATGTGGACAAACAACATCATCGTTGTGACCATCGGCAACATCGTCGGCGGATTGCTCTTCGTGGGTGTCCTCTACTGGGTAGCCTTCCGGAAGGAAATCGCCGCACTCAAGTAA